ACGATGCCATGGACAATGGCCAGGCCCAGACCGCTGCCTTTGCCCACTTCCTTGGTCGTGAAGTACGGGTCAAAGATTCGGCCAAGGATCTTCGGTGGGATGCCGGGGCCGGTATCGGTCACCGTCAGGCAGATGGAGGCCCCCGGCAGCTGACCCGGGCGGCTGCCGGGGGCATCGGCTTCCAGTTCCACAGCCCGCAGGCCAACCGTGAGGGTTCCGCCCTTGTCTTCCATGGCCTGGGCAGCATTGACGCACAGGTTGGTGAGCACCTGGTGGATCTGGGTGGGGTCGGCCAGGACCAGCCCGCATTCCGGCTCGATCTCGGATCGGATGGTGATGGAGCTGGGGATGGTGGCCCGCAGGAACTTGATGGACTCCTTGACCAGGAGATCGGGCCGCAGGGGCTCCGCCTTGACCTGGGACTTGCGGCTGAAGGTCAGAAGCTGCTTGACCAGATCCCGGGCCCGCAGACCGGCCTTCTCGATCTGCTCCAGGTCCCGGCCCACTGGGCTGTCCGGGGGCACGCCTTCCTGGGCCAGCTCCGTGAAGCCGAGAATGCTGGCCAGGATGTTGTTGAAGTCGTGGGCGATGCCGCCGGCCAGGGTGCCGATCGCCTCCAGCTTCTGCAGATGGAGGAGCTGCTCCTGGAGCAGGGCCCGCTCCGTTGCCGCCTGTTTGGCATCGGTCAGGTCCCGGAGGATCACCAGGCTTAAGGGATCGCCGGCCAGCTCGTAGCGGGAGATCTGTACGTCCATGGGGAAGCTGGTGCCGTCCCGGCGCCGGCCCACGGTCTCGTACGCCAACAGGGGTGCCGCCTGCCCATCGCATCCCGGCTCGGCAAGGCTCTGCGGCACCTGAGGCCGGGCCTCCGGCGCAAGCAGCTCCAGGAAGCCCATGCCCATGAGCTCCTCGTGCCGCTCGTAGCCGAACAGCCGCCGGTAGGCGGGGTTGACGAAAACAAGCTGGCCGGCCTTGAGGACGCCGATGGCGTCCCGGGAGTTGTCCAGGATGGCCTGGAGCTGGGTGCGGCTCTGCTGCAGCTCCTGGTTGGTCCAATAGAGCTCGCCGGTGGCCTGCTGGATCCGCTCTTCCAGCTCCCGGTTCCAGGTCTCAATCCGCTGGGCCATCGTGTTGAAGGCGTTGGCCAGGAGGCCGGCCTCGTCCCGGCTGGTCACTCCGGCGCGGGCGCCCAGGTCGCCCGCCCCCAGACGGTCGGCGGCGCCGGTCACCGCCTCCAGCGGTTGCAGCAGGTGGCGGGCGAGGAGGAGCACCAGGCCGAGCAGGGCCACCAGACCGCCGCTGCCCACCACCGCCAGGGCCAGGATGTGCTGCCGGGCCGGCGCCAGGATCTCGTCCTCGTCCTGTTTGACCACCACGCCAATACCGACCTCGGCGGTGATCCGCAGGTGGCGCACCGCGGCCAGAACCGGCTGCTGGCGGTAGTCTTTGGTCTGCAGCAGGCCGTCGATGCCCCAGGCGGCGTATTCCGCCACTGGGCCGGTGAGCCGATCCACCAAAGGTCGCGGCCTGGAGCCGTCAGGCAGCGGGTGCCGCGGCTGGGTCAGCAGCAGCCGGTCTCCCGTCACCAGCAGGACCTCGCCGGAATCTCCCAGGGGCCCGTCCGGCGCCTGCATCTGGGCCAGGACGTCGTCGAGGGTGAAGCGGAAGACCAGAGCCTTGGCAGCAGCCAGGGGCTGCAGGATCAGGAGGAAGGAGGAGTGCCCCGCCCTGAAGCCCGGGGCAAAGACCAGGGCCGGGTCGTCGCCGATCAAACTGGCGGGGATCGTGAGGCGGTCGCCGATGAGGATCGGATTGGATGAGCTGAGGATCTGCCCGCTGTCCTGGCTGATGAAGTCCACCGAGTCGCAGCGGTATGCCTGCTGGAGGACCGCCAGCCAGGACGCCAGGGGGGGAGGCGGCGCACCGGGGCGGCCCTCGGCCAGAGCTGGCGGGGAGGGACCGGGCGGCAGTACCTCATCCGGGGGGACCAGGCCCAGCCGGAAGACGGCGGCGATCGCCTGGGCATCACCCAGCCGCTCCGCCAGCCACTGGCTGAGCAGATCGCGACGGTCATTCGCCAGGGAGGAGAGCTGCTGCATGGCCTGATGCAGCTGCAGCCGGTAAATCCCATGGTGCCAGTCCCACGGCAGACCCCAGGCGATGACAAGACCCATGCCCGCAAACAGGATGACAGCTCCGATGCCGAGCAGGCCCAAGAGCTTGCCCCGGATGGTGGCAGGCAGGAGGCGGCCGAGGCTTCCCCCGGATCTCATGGCAGCTCGGCCCCATCCGTGTAGTCGAAGGCTTCCAGGCGGTACCTGTCGGGATCGGCCAGGACCGCGGTGGCCAGCTCGGTGTCCAGACTGGCCGCCACCCGGTCCCAGGAGGCGCCGGCTGCGATCAGGCCCTGACCCCGGAGAAAGGCGAAGGCCTTGGCCAGGCGGCCACCGGGCTCCCGGTCGCCCTGGGGGATGAGGGGCCGGCTGCCGAAGCGGAGGAGGTCGCTCCGGGTGACGGCAGCGATCTGGTCCACCGACGCCCCGGCCCGACCGCTGAAGGCATCGGCGGCTGCCTGCGTCCACTGGGCGGCCTGGGACAGGTGCCGGTCCTGGCCGCCCAGCCAGCGCAGTGCCCGCAGGTACGAGGCCATGATGCGGGTGGCGGCCTCAGGCCGGTCCTGGAGGAGGGAGCGCCGGAAGAAGAGGTAGCTCGCGTTCAGGAAGCGGTGGATGGCCGCGGCGTCCGGGTGGGCGGCCAGAAACGCCGTGGGAGTGGGCTCCCAGGCGGAAAAGGCCTCGATTTGCCCCTGGGTCATGGCTCGGGGCAGATCGGCCACCGGCATGGGCACGATGGTGATGTCATCGGCCTGCATGCCCGCGGCCGCGAGGCCCAGAAGGAGGCCGAAGTGGGCGGTGGTGCCCAGGGGTACCCCGACGCGCTGGCCAGCCAGGTCCTGGATCCGGTCATGCCGGGCCCAGGTCACCACCGAGGCCCCGCCCAGCTTGGCCAGGGCCACCACACGGATGTCAGCCTGGGTGGCCAGGACGAGCACTGGCGTGTCGCCGGCCATGCTGACGTCGATCGTGCCTTGCCGAACGAGGGCGCTGATCTCCGGTCCGTTGGCGAAGGGATGGAATGAGACCCGCAGATGCAGCTCGGCCAGATCCCGGGCCAGAATGCAGTCCCGCCGCATGACCTCGGCGAGCAGCCCCACCGGGGTGGCCAGCGGTTGGGTGGCGATGGCGATCTCGCCGCCCTTCTCGTGCAAGGCCGTGTCCCCGGAGGCGGCAGGCTGTCCCTCCGCCGCGGCAGCGAGGAGGGATGCCGGGGTGACCAGCAGCCACAGCATCAGCCAGGCGGCCCAACCGGCGCCGCCAGTTCGTTGAACAGTGGGGGGTCCGGACATGGCGACTTCCTCCTGGGGAGCAGCAACATGGCGCGAGATGCTGCTTGCGCTGCCGGTATCGATTGGGATAGGGTGGGAATGGTACGCCCGGCACACGGCATTCCTTTTTATAGCACATGTCCAGACCGGGCAAGAAGCCGTCGATGCCAGCCGTAGGGCCGGCGCCCGTCACGGGAGGAGAGGGTCATGTCTGCGCAGCGCACTGCACTGGTGACCGGTGCCAACAAGGGGCTGGGCCTGGAGACCAGCCGCCAACTGGCGGCCCTGGGCATCCGGGTCCTGATGGGGGCTCGTCAGGCGGAGCGGGGCGCAGCCGCGGCCGCGGCCCTGCGGCGGGAAGGCCTGCCGGTGGAGGCGGTGCCCCTGGACGTCACCCAGCCCGAGCAGATCCGCTCTCTGGCCGATCGTCTGGCCGGCACCCTGGCCTGCCTGGACATCCTGGTCAACAACGCCGGCATGATCAGCCCAGAGGAGCCCTTCTTCAGCAACTCGGCGGAAACGGTCTCGCCGGCAGCGCTGCGGGCCACCTTTGACGTCAACTTCTTCGGCCTGGTGGAAGTGACCCAGGCCCTGTTGCCCCTCATCAAGAAGTCGCCGGCGGGCCGTATCGTCAACGTCTCATCCATGCTGGGCTCGCTGACCCTCCACAGTCAGCCGGGGCCGGCAGCCGGGGTCAAGCCCCTGGCCTACGATGCCTCCAAGGCAGCGGTGAACGCCTTCACGGTGCACCTGGCCGCGGCCCTGGCGGACACCCCCGTCAAGGTCAACTCCGCTCATCCCGGTTGGGTACGCACCGATCTCGGTGGTCCGGAGGCGCCCCTGGATGTGGTCCAGGGTGCCAAGACCATGGTCCGCCTGGCCACCCTGGGGCCGGACGGCCCCAGCGGCCGCTTCTTCCATCTCGACGACGAACTGCCCTGGTAGCGGGACTCAGGTATGGAGCTGTTCCGGCAGCTGGGCCTGGACCCCGCGCAGGTGGAGCTGGACTGGGAGATGACCCCGGCCGCCACCTACGGGCTCTTCGAATGCCGCGGCGACATCACCGGCCGGGTGCACAGCAGCCGGGAGCGCTATCTCTACTTTTACATCGACAGCTGGGGGCCGGAGCCGGTCCTCTGCCTTATGGAGCGGGGCATCCGCCACGCGCGGGTGCTGGCCCGGATCAAGGCGCCGGCCGCGCTGTTGGCCGCCGCCGTCGAGGCCCAGGGCCGGAGCTGGAAGCACAAGAGCTACGCCATCGATGGCGGCATCCGCGCCTGGCTGGAGGCCGAGGTGCTGGAGGATGCCACCGGCCGCTATCTGGCACCGGTGGCCGCCTGCGGCGGCACCAGCCCGGAGACCGGCCTGCCCGGGCCGGCGGACGTGCTGCCTGCGGTGGCGCCGGTCTTGCTCCGGGCCCAGCCCCGGGTGCTGGCCGAAGCCGATCTGCCGGCCCTCATTGCGGCCCGCAACTTCTTCGAGGCGAGCCACAACCCGTGCGGCTGCTTCCCGCTCCAGCTGGTGGACAACCAGGACGGCCTCACCCTCACGGAGCGGGTCACCGGCCTTGTCTGGCAGCGGGATGGCCATGACGAGACCGTATCCTTCCTCCGCCTTGGCCGGTGGCGGGGGGAGGTCAACCGGGCCGGCCTGGCCGGCCACCACGACTGGCGCCTGCCCACCCTGGACGAGGCTCTCTCCCTCCTGACGCCGGAGAAGAACGCCTGCGGCCTGCACCTGCCCCCCGGCTTCTCCCCCCGCCAGGCCTTCATCTACACCAGCGACACCCACAAGCCCGGCGGCTACTGGTACGTGGACTTCCGGCAGGCCAAGGCCTTCTGGGCCGGCGGCACCCTGGCCGGCGGCTTTGGCCGCCTGTGCCGCAGTGTGGGCCCCGAGCCGAGCTGCCAGTGCCGGCCGGTGTCCTCCTGATGAACCTCAGCCCCCGGCAGCCATGAAGAAGGTCCCTATCGATGATGTGAAGGAAGGGGAGGTCCTGGCGGCGGACATCTTCGACAGCAGCATCGGCGGCGATCTCCCGCTCCTGAGTCGCAGCGTGGTCCTGACCGCGGACTACATCAAGAGCCTGCGGCGCTACGGGATCACGGAGCTCTTCATCGTCACGCCGCCGGGCTATCGCGGCAAGCCCGGCGAGGTCCTGGCACCGTCCCCGGTCACCGGCCATATCCTTTTCGA
Above is a window of Thermodesulfobacteriota bacterium DNA encoding:
- a CDS encoding SDR family oxidoreductase is translated as MSAQRTALVTGANKGLGLETSRQLAALGIRVLMGARQAERGAAAAAALRREGLPVEAVPLDVTQPEQIRSLADRLAGTLACLDILVNNAGMISPEEPFFSNSAETVSPAALRATFDVNFFGLVEVTQALLPLIKKSPAGRIVNVSSMLGSLTLHSQPGPAAGVKPLAYDASKAAVNAFTVHLAAALADTPVKVNSAHPGWVRTDLGGPEAPLDVVQGAKTMVRLATLGPDGPSGRFFHLDDELPW
- a CDS encoding DUF1566 domain-containing protein is translated as MELFRQLGLDPAQVELDWEMTPAATYGLFECRGDITGRVHSSRERYLYFYIDSWGPEPVLCLMERGIRHARVLARIKAPAALLAAAVEAQGRSWKHKSYAIDGGIRAWLEAEVLEDATGRYLAPVAACGGTSPETGLPGPADVLPAVAPVLLRAQPRVLAEADLPALIAARNFFEASHNPCGCFPLQLVDNQDGLTLTERVTGLVWQRDGHDETVSFLRLGRWRGEVNRAGLAGHHDWRLPTLDEALSLLTPEKNACGLHLPPGFSPRQAFIYTSDTHKPGGYWYVDFRQAKAFWAGGTLAGGFGRLCRSVGPEPSCQCRPVSS
- a CDS encoding ATP-binding protein, with translation MRSGGSLGRLLPATIRGKLLGLLGIGAVILFAGMGLVIAWGLPWDWHHGIYRLQLHQAMQQLSSLANDRRDLLSQWLAERLGDAQAIAAVFRLGLVPPDEVLPPGPSPPALAEGRPGAPPPPLASWLAVLQQAYRCDSVDFISQDSGQILSSSNPILIGDRLTIPASLIGDDPALVFAPGFRAGHSSFLLILQPLAAAKALVFRFTLDDVLAQMQAPDGPLGDSGEVLLVTGDRLLLTQPRHPLPDGSRPRPLVDRLTGPVAEYAAWGIDGLLQTKDYRQQPVLAAVRHLRITAEVGIGVVVKQDEDEILAPARQHILALAVVGSGGLVALLGLVLLLARHLLQPLEAVTGAADRLGAGDLGARAGVTSRDEAGLLANAFNTMAQRIETWNRELEERIQQATGELYWTNQELQQSRTQLQAILDNSRDAIGVLKAGQLVFVNPAYRRLFGYERHEELMGMGFLELLAPEARPQVPQSLAEPGCDGQAAPLLAYETVGRRRDGTSFPMDVQISRYELAGDPLSLVILRDLTDAKQAATERALLQEQLLHLQKLEAIGTLAGGIAHDFNNILASILGFTELAQEGVPPDSPVGRDLEQIEKAGLRARDLVKQLLTFSRKSQVKAEPLRPDLLVKESIKFLRATIPSSITIRSEIEPECGLVLADPTQIHQVLTNLCVNAAQAMEDKGGTLTVGLRAVELEADAPGSRPGQLPGASICLTVTDTGPGIPPKILGRIFDPYFTTKEVGKGSGLGLAIVHGIVQGLGGFIQVDSQPGQGTCFKVFIPRQESAAAEEARAASPAPGRARGEHILLVDDEPSLTRVEGVQLQRQGYRVTSFTDSRQALDAFTATPEAFDLLVTDQTMPGLTGREL
- a CDS encoding ABC transporter substrate-binding protein; this encodes MSGPPTVQRTGGAGWAAWLMLWLLVTPASLLAAAAEGQPAASGDTALHEKGGEIAIATQPLATPVGLLAEVMRRDCILARDLAELHLRVSFHPFANGPEISALVRQGTIDVSMAGDTPVLVLATQADIRVVALAKLGGASVVTWARHDRIQDLAGQRVGVPLGTTAHFGLLLGLAAAGMQADDITIVPMPVADLPRAMTQGQIEAFSAWEPTPTAFLAAHPDAAAIHRFLNASYLFFRRSLLQDRPEAATRIMASYLRALRWLGGQDRHLSQAAQWTQAAADAFSGRAGASVDQIAAVTRSDLLRFGSRPLIPQGDREPGGRLAKAFAFLRGQGLIAAGASWDRVAASLDTELATAVLADPDRYRLEAFDYTDGAELP